In Gracilibacillus salitolerans, the sequence CAATTCCGAAAAAAGTAAAGAAAAGACGAGATGTTTTTTAAATCGTTTAACTCATCTAAAAAAAATAAATTTCTGAAAGGGTAACAATTTTCATGTATAGTTAAACTAGGCAATAATAAAGACGTAAGGGAATATGGGGTAGAAAAGGAGGCGTTATTTTGAAAAGGATTATTTTAACGACAGAGAGCGGAGCGGATTTGCCACAAGATGTTGCTGATCGATATACAGTTCAAGTGGTTCCAATGCACGTTATTATGGATGGAAAAGATTATTTAGATGGTTCATTGCCTGTAGAGAATATTTATGACTTTTACGAGCAAACGAAAAAAATACCTTCCACCACTGCGACCAATGTTCATGAATATGAGCAGTTTTTTAAGAAGATCAAAACGAAATATCCAGATTGTGTTATTGTCCATATTGGATATACGTCTAAAGCATCGTCTTCCTTCCAAAATGCCATCATCGCGACGGAAGAAATGGATGATATTTTTCTCATTGACGCGTTGAATGTTACAGGAGGATTAGCAGCCATTGTGATGTATGCGATAGACTTATTAGAAAAAGAACCTGCAATTGAACCAGAAATACTAGTACAAAAAATTCAATACATTGTACCAAAATCCAGATTATCCTTTGTTCCCGGTAGTTTAGAATTTTTAAAAGCGGGTGGAAGAGTTAGTAATCTAGCGTATCTTGGAGGGGCATTGTTAAAAATTAAGCCATGTATTGAATTAATCGATGGAAATCTTGTTTCTACCAAAAAATATCGCGGCAAAATGAGCGTTGTTACAGAAAAACTTATACAAGAGTATTTCAATCAATATAACATTGATAAAGGACAACTATATCTAATTTATTCCATTGGTTTGGATGAAAAAATCAAGGAGAAGATGACAGATATTGCAAAAGAAAATGGTTTTGAAAATATAAAGTGGATGCAAGCTGGTGCGATGATTTCTACTCACGCTGGTCCAGGTGGATTCGGAGTCGCTGGAATAGAAAGAGACTGAGAAACGCAGTGTGATTAGTGTGATTCTGCCTTTTACTTAGTGGAATCTATTATTCATTCTATGTTGTGCTAGGAATCAATCGTAAGACCTAGAACCGTAAAAAACAACCCCTTAATAAAAAAGAGGTTGTTTTTCTTTTGAAATTCGATTATACATTGTAATTGTTGAAAAATTGTTTTACAGAAAAACAAATATATTCTTCTGGATTTTATCAAGTCGTTGATTAGATTTTTTGTTCGCCTTTGATTCCGTTTATAGCATTCTTCATCCCATTAATATCGCTTTTCATATCTTTCATTCCATCTCATATCTGCAATAAAAGTTTTTCCTCCATTTAGCAGCATCTCTCTAACATTTTATGTGTTGAATATAGCAAATTTTATTGAACTTTTAATCAAGATTCTTGGGAAGAGATGGTACATGATAGAGATTTGAAATTCCTGAATCGATAATGAAAAATAAAAAAGGTCGAAAATTGTAATTAATACAAAAAAAATGTATTAATACACAATAATACTCTTGTAATACATTGTTACAATTTTTAAGAGTTAATTGAAAGAAAGGGTTGCAACAGTAGGATATTATTGAAATTAGCATAACTAATCAGTTCTGCTAACCTTTTGTATTAACTATGAAATCAAAACAAAGATATAAAAAAGTTAATTTTATAAATGAAACAAGTATTGACTTTTATGAAATGAAAGCGTATTCTATATTTAAAGTTACAGAAAAACTGTAATTAAACATTTTATTTGTAACTTAGAGAAACCCAATAAAAGGAGGAGTCAATATGAAGAAGGGCTTTAGTGGACTTATTGGTTTGTTGTTTGTTGCGTTGATATTGGCCGCATGTTCTGATGATTCTGGGTCAGCTGGAAATGATGTAGAAATTCCGGAAGGCGCTACTGAAGTGGTTATGTGGAACTTGTTTGGTGGTGGAGATGCAGAGTACATGGAGGATATCGTTACGGAGTTTAATGACAGTCAAGAAGAGTATTTTGTTAATAATGTACAGCAAGAGTATGACGAATATTATACAAAATTACTGACAAGTGTTGGATCGGGAAAAGGACCGGATCTAGGTATCGCTCACAGTCATGTTTTGCCTGAATTAGTTAGCCAAGGACTTGTAACCAATATTGATGATTATGCTGCGGATGTAGGACTTAACTGGGATGAGTTTAACCAAAATGTATTAGATGTCACCATCTATGATGGAAATAATTATGCGGTGCCAATTGATACTCATCCAGAAATTATGTTTATTAACAATGATCTTGTTGAAGAAGCTGGTCTTCTCAATGATGACGGTACACCAAAGTTTGAAGAGACACCAGAAGGATTTATTGATTTCTTAACTTCTCTTAAAGAAACATTGCCAGAAGATAAAATGGCTTTTGCGTTTCCGTCTACAGGTGAAGATCCATACCGGATTTGGTGGGCGTTATATAACCAGATGGGAGGAGAAAACTTAGTTTCCGGTGATTTGGAAAATCCAACGTATGCTTTAGATCATGAGAAAGCGATTGAAGCAGCGAAATATATCTATGACTTATACCATACACATGAAGTTACACCTTTAGATTTAGCTGATTTTTACAGTGATTTCCAATCTGGGAATGCTGCTGTAATGTCTACTGGTGTTTGGGCAACCGGTATTTGGGAAACTACGGATGACCTTAACTTTACACCAATGCCTTTCCCTAATATGTTTGGCCAAGAGGCGGCATGGGCAAGCTCTCATACATTCGTATTACCATATTATGATGATGCTGATGAAGACTCGCAAAAAGGTGCCGTTGAATTCATGAAATTTGCTACGGATAATGGCGCTGATTGGGCTAGAGCTGGACATATTCCTGCTAAAGATACTGTACTAGAATCAGAAGAATTTAAGGATATGCCATACCGCAGCGAGTACGCTGAAGTTGCCGATTATGTAAAATATGTGGACCGTACTGTTCATGCGCGCGGAATTCAGGATATTGTTGTACGTAATTTAGATACGTACTGGGCAGGAAATGCTACTGCTGAAGAAGTATTCTCTATGATTGAGCAGGAAGTAACAGATCTTATAGCAGAATAATAAACAAAGTAAACAGATTACTTAGCAGCCTGGTCCTGGACATTCATCGTTCACTAATGATAATACCATGATATTGGATGGCTAGGATCAGACTCTCTTTCTTTTTCCATCCTTATAACAGGAGGTCTAATTATGATAAAGAAACAATGGATCCAAGATTTAAAAGCGATTCCTTTCTTATTACCATTCTTTGTTGCTTATATGATCTTTACGATATTTCCGATTTTCAAAGGTCTAGAGATGAGTCTGTATGATTGGACTTTAGTTCGAAAATTAGAATTTGTTGGATTAGAAAATTATATAAAAATGTTTACAGATCGACATTTTTGGCGAACGTTATGGAACACCACTTTCTTTGTAATATTGACAACACCGACGATGGTCTTATTGGCTTTAGGTCTAGCACTATTATCTAACCTAAACACAAAACTTAAAACATTTTTCCGTGGTTCCTTTTTTATACCAAGTATTTTATCTGTTTCTGTTATTTCATTTCTCATGATTTTTATGCTTCAACCCTATAACGGATTGGTAAACAATGTCATTCAAATGCTTGGCATTGATGCGGAGCCAAAGTGGATGGCAGATCAAGGATTAGCATGGGTGACCATTGTTGTCGTTACCTTATGGTGGACGGTTGGTTTCAATATGATTTTATTCCTAGCCGCATTACAGGATATTCCTGAGTCGCTATATGAAGCTAGTGAAATAGACGGTGCTTCTCGTTGGGATATGTTTAAGTATATTACATTACCGCAGCTTATTCCGATTGGTCGCGTAGTTCTTCTGTTACAAATACTAGCGTCATATAAAGTGTTTGCACAGATTCTATTAATTACTGGTGGTGGACCTGGCGGGGCAACAAGACCGTTAATTCAATATATTTATGAAGTCGGGTTTAATCAAAATAACTTAGGTTATGCTGCAACGATGTCTTATGCGTTATTCTTTATTTTATTAATTCTCTCTATTATTCAATTAAAGAGTCAAAGATCGGGGGAGAACTAAATGAGTGATCCACAATTAAGTAATGAAGCAGCTGTCCGAGTGAAGAAAACTAAAAGTACGGTATTACAACGAAATCGTGATCCTAAATTAGGATTGAAGGTAACG encodes:
- a CDS encoding DegV family protein, which encodes MKRIILTTESGADLPQDVADRYTVQVVPMHVIMDGKDYLDGSLPVENIYDFYEQTKKIPSTTATNVHEYEQFFKKIKTKYPDCVIVHIGYTSKASSSFQNAIIATEEMDDIFLIDALNVTGGLAAIVMYAIDLLEKEPAIEPEILVQKIQYIVPKSRLSFVPGSLEFLKAGGRVSNLAYLGGALLKIKPCIELIDGNLVSTKKYRGKMSVVTEKLIQEYFNQYNIDKGQLYLIYSIGLDEKIKEKMTDIAKENGFENIKWMQAGAMISTHAGPGGFGVAGIERD
- a CDS encoding extracellular solute-binding protein → MKKGFSGLIGLLFVALILAACSDDSGSAGNDVEIPEGATEVVMWNLFGGGDAEYMEDIVTEFNDSQEEYFVNNVQQEYDEYYTKLLTSVGSGKGPDLGIAHSHVLPELVSQGLVTNIDDYAADVGLNWDEFNQNVLDVTIYDGNNYAVPIDTHPEIMFINNDLVEEAGLLNDDGTPKFEETPEGFIDFLTSLKETLPEDKMAFAFPSTGEDPYRIWWALYNQMGGENLVSGDLENPTYALDHEKAIEAAKYIYDLYHTHEVTPLDLADFYSDFQSGNAAVMSTGVWATGIWETTDDLNFTPMPFPNMFGQEAAWASSHTFVLPYYDDADEDSQKGAVEFMKFATDNGADWARAGHIPAKDTVLESEEFKDMPYRSEYAEVADYVKYVDRTVHARGIQDIVVRNLDTYWAGNATAEEVFSMIEQEVTDLIAE
- a CDS encoding carbohydrate ABC transporter permease translates to MIKKQWIQDLKAIPFLLPFFVAYMIFTIFPIFKGLEMSLYDWTLVRKLEFVGLENYIKMFTDRHFWRTLWNTTFFVILTTPTMVLLALGLALLSNLNTKLKTFFRGSFFIPSILSVSVISFLMIFMLQPYNGLVNNVIQMLGIDAEPKWMADQGLAWVTIVVVTLWWTVGFNMILFLAALQDIPESLYEASEIDGASRWDMFKYITLPQLIPIGRVVLLLQILASYKVFAQILLITGGGPGGATRPLIQYIYEVGFNQNNLGYAATMSYALFFILLILSIIQLKSQRSGEN